The proteins below come from a single Cervus elaphus chromosome 4, mCerEla1.1, whole genome shotgun sequence genomic window:
- the LOC122691420 gene encoding putative protein ZNF720, with amino-acid sequence MTLNVFSQDADVSLGCNIPREDAEQEEEEEEMAASQGLLTFQDVTIDFTQEEWECLDLGQRELYRDVMLENYGNLACLGLVVSKPDLVTFLEQMKDPWDVRRMEIAIHPAVSSHDTQGLRTQKPGLEDLLPTAKLGIYERFHLANLHLTNDWESMRAYKERRACYDGHNQVGSVSHKVNIPIKRNQGCELNKEKPIADDEFQSLTFADKSNSY; translated from the exons ATGACTTTGAATgtattttctcaagatgcagatgtgagtttgggatgtaacatccccagagaagacgcagagcaggaggaagaagaggaggaaatggcagcttctcag gggctgctgacattccaggatgtgaccatagatttcacgcaagaggagtgggaatgcctggacctcggtcagcggGAATTGTACAGGGACGTGATGTTAGAGAACTACGGGAATCTGGCCTGCTTGG gtcttgtggtctctAAGCCGGACCTGGTCACatttctggagcaaatgaaggatCCCTGGGATGTAAGGAGAATGGAGATAGCCATACACCCAG CTGTGTCTTCTCACGACACCCAGGGTTTGAGGACCCAAAAGCCAGGCTTAGAAGATTTACTCCCAACAGCAAAGCTAGgaatatatgaaagatttcacCTTGCAAATTTACATTTAACCAACGACTGGGAATCTATGAGGGCATATAAAGAGCGGAGAGCATGTTATGATGGACACAACCAAGTTGGTTCTGTTTCCCATAAAGTAAACATTCCCatcaaaagaaatcaaggatgtgaATTAAATAAGGAAAAACCAATTGCAGATGACGAATTTCAATCATTAACATTTGCAGATAAGT CAAATTCATACTAG